The Agrobacterium vitis region CGGTGTTCGCAGGCCGCAATGGCTTCGCGCATCAAGGCATCGCCAAGCCGCTTGCCGCGATGGGAGGGCGAGACGACAACGCGCCCGATCTTGACCGCGGACGAAGGCGCGTCGGAGGCTAAAATTCGGGCGCTTGCGATGAGATCGTCGCCGTCCACCAGCCGCAGATGTAGGGCGTCGATGTCCTTGCCATCAAGCTCTGGATAGGCGCATTTCTGCTCGACGACAAAGACATCGACGCGCATTTTCAGAAGATCGTAAAGGTCTCGTGCGGAGAATGCATCCAATCTCCGCACATCGACCCGGTAAGGCATATTTGCCATCAATACAGAACCACGCTGCGGATGCTTTCGCCGGAATGCATCAGCTCGAAGCCCTTGTTGATGTCCTCAAGCGGCATGGTGTGGGTGATCATAGGGTCGATCAGGATCTTGCCCTCCATGTACCATTCGACAATCTTCGGCACGTCGGTACGCCCACGCGCGCCGCCAAAGGCGGTGCCCATCCAGTTGCGGCCGGTGACCAGCTGGAACGGACGGGTGGAGATTTCCTGACCCGCGCCCGCAACGCCGATGATTACGGACTTGCCCCAGCCGCGATGTGAGGATTCCAGCGCCTGGCGCATCACTTTGGTATTGCCGGTGCAGTCGAATGTGTAATCGGCACCACCGATCAGGTCGCCATTGCGCTTCGTCAGGTTGACCAGATAGGCCACGATGTCGCCATCGACTTCGGTCGGATTGACGAAATGCGTCATGCCGAATTTTTCGCCCCAGGCCTTGCGGTCATTGTTGATATCGACACCAATGATCATGTCGGCGCCAGCAAGCCGCAGGCCCTGCAGCACGTTGAGACCGATGCCGCCCAGGCCAAAGACGATGGCGGTCGCGCCGATCTCGACCTTGGCGGTATTGATCACCGCACCGATGCCTGTCGTGACGCCGCAGCCGATATAGCAGATCTTGTCGAAAGGCGCGTCTGGGTTAACCTTGGCGAGCGCGATTTCCGGCAGGACGGTGAAATTGGCGAAGGTCGAGCAGCCCATGTAATGATGGATCTTGTCCTTGCCGATGGAAAAGCGCGAAGTACCATCCGGCATGACACCCTGGCCCTGGGTGGAGCGGATGGCGGTGCACAGATTGGTCTTGCGCGACAGGCAGGAATAGCATTCGCGGCATTCAGGCGTGTAAAGCGGAATGACGTGATCGCCTTTTTTCAGCGAGGTGACGCCCGGCCCGACATCCACCACGATGCCAGCCCCTTCATGGCCAAGAATGGCTGGAAACAGGCCTTCGGGATCGGCGCCGGACAAGGTGAAATCATCGGTATGGCAGATGCCTGTAGCCTTGACTTCAACCAGCACTTCGCCAGCCTTCGGGCCGTCCAACTGCACGGTCATGATTTCAAGCGGCTTGCCTGCCTGAGTGGCAACGGCGGCACGAACATCCATTAAGAGATCTCCCTTGGTTTCTTGTCGGCGGAGTTTTGCACTGACTTGCGCAAAGCCTCAAGATCCGGAAGGGGTTTTTCTCAAAACTCAGCCCAGCGCAAATCGTTTTTTGCGCTGTTGAACAGGCAAAGCCTTTTTATCTCTGTAGTCGCGGTTTGGAAAACGGCTGTGCAGGTCTCTTCCATGTCTTTTCAATGGATGAACGCTGCCCACGACCGTCTTTTCAGGGACACTCTCCAGGTCCGGTGTCTGAATAGGCTCACTCTGCAAATCTGCCATCATCATGGAAATTTGTTGCAAAAGCCGCTGTTCGATTGGCGAGTTTGCCTTGCCATCGGTGGTGAAGGTGCGGATCAGCCATTGCAGTTTATACCGGTCCATACGGTTTTCCGGTGGCTGTTTGCGCAAAATGTAGCACGCCATGGAATCGATAAAATAGCTCTGCCATTCAGCGCATTTATCGGGACAGCATCCGTTCAGCACGAGAAGCGTCATCGCATCTTCATGGGTGCAAACCCCATGCGGCAGGCCGTATGTCTTGAGAAGAACCACGTCATGGTGGTCCAATCTCTGTTTTCCGGCGATAACACATGCCGGAAACGAGAGACGAAATTCCCTCATAGTCGAAACCCCGTTTCATCATGAAACCGTAGATTGATCTAAATGCCAATTCTTTCTTTCGCCATAACGAACGGAGTTTACAAAAGGTTACAATGAGCTGAAACGAGACGTTATATGCGCTGCGCTGCGGATACCCACTCAAAATGCCCGGGTTTCTCCGCTCAAAACACTGAATATGAATTTGCTCATTTTTGGGTGTATTCAGGTCGCGGCCAGAGCCTTATCGGCAGAGGCGTTGCGGTGTTCACGCCATAGAATGAACAGGCCGGAGGCGACGATGATGCCGATGCCCAGCCATTTCGACGGCGACGGAAAATCATCAAACAGCACATAGCCGAGAATGGTCGCCGCAATGATCTCGAAATACTGGAACGGCGCGAGTACGGAAAGCGGTGCCATGCGGAAGGCCTTCACCACGAGAAGGTGTATATGGCCTGAGAGAACACCGAGCAGAACCAGCAGCAGCAGACCGGTCATGCTGGCTGGGAGCGACGGTGTGAAATCGGCACTGCCTGCGGATTGACCGATCAGGATCGCGCCACCCATGAATATTGTGCCACCGACGCCCGACATGGTCTGCATGGTCATCGGCGAATCGGCATTACCGATGGCGCGATTGAGAAACATGTAGAGGGCAAATAGGAAGGCGCAGAGCACCGGCAGAAGCGAGGTCGCCCCGAAAATTTCCCAGCTGGGTTGGATGACGATCATCGCGCCGCCAAAGCCGATCAGAATGGCAAGCCAGCGCCGCCAACCGACCTTGTCGCCCAGAAACAGCGCCGATAGCGCTGTCAGGATGAACGGCTCGACGAAATAGATCGCGAACACATCGGCGAGCGGCATATATTTGACGGCGGCGAAAAAACACAGGCTTGCCGCGCCATGCAACGCGCCCCGCAGCAGGTTGAGAAACGGTCGCTTGGCCGTAAAGGCTTTGCTGCCTTGTAATGCGATGAGAAAGGGCAGGGTGCAGGCAAGCTGAAAGAAGAAACGGTAAAAGGTAATCTGCCCCGGCGACATGCCTTCGATATTGGCCATGTATTTGGCAATCGCGTCCATGCCCGGCAGCACAAGCATGCAGCCGGCCATCAGCGCCATGCCACGCAACGGATTGGAAAGATTGGCGGAGACAGTCGTCATCGGAATATCCAGGTTTTCCGATGATGATCATGAGGCGAGGCCTTAATCAAGGCTCGGCTTGTAAAGGCAGGTTGAAAAAAATTGTATGTATGTTCAGGCGTGAGAATGCATGTGTGGCTCAGCTGCGGCTGTCTGTGCCGGTCTCGCAGGAATTGTTGGCTGGATGGCGCGGCGGCCCTCAACGGTGGTTTGCAATTGCGATAGCAGAGCATAGCCTCCGCTCCACCGGCCGAACCCGCTTTGCGGGTTGATATGGCCCACGGCGCCGAGATTGACCAGCCGACTGCCCCAGCAGGACGCGGTGCGCTGCACGGTGTCACTATCCATATAGGGATCGTTGCTGCTGCCGATCATCAATGAGGGAAAGGGCAGGTGCTGGCAAGGCATGTCACCGAAGCGGATGACATCGGGATGTTGGTTCTCGGTGGTTTTCAGGTCGCAGGGTGCGACAAGCAGCGCGCCACGGATCAAATGGCGAAGCGGACTATCGGCCATTTGGGCGGTCAGAAGGCAGCCCATGCTATGGGCGACGATCCACGCACCGGTCCTACACGAGGCAAGCTGCTGTTCCAGCCGGGCTTTCCAGGCGCCAAGCTCAGGATGAGCCCAATCGTCCTGTTCAACCATGATGCTGGAGGGCTGGTCTTCGACCCAATGCTGCTGCCAATGCCCGGCGGCTGAACCGTTCAGTCCCGGTACAACAAGTGTATCGATGCTACAGGTCTGGCTTGGCATGGCTGATCCTTTCCGTCACTTCGGGGACATCGGGCACTTTAGGGACATCGGGCGCTGTCGAAACATCCGAGCGTGCCGATCCCGCGTCGATCATGCTCCGATATTGCCGATTATCGATCCGAATCTGGCCGAGGACGAGAAAGCTCCATCTATTCTCTGGTTTTTTAGTAGAAAATTTGACCGGATAAATGAAATTTCATTCCAGATATCCGGTCATTGTCGCGTTGTGGCAGGCTATTTCAGACATTTTGCAGGACGGCGATCACGTCGCCCGCTTTGATCGTCTTTCCTGGTGCGACGCGCAATTCCCGCAGGATGCCGGGTGCATGGGCCGTCATCGTGATCTCCATCTTCATCGATTCAATGATGGCAATCGTCTCTCCGGCGGCAACGGACTGTCCTTCCTCCACCAGCACTTTCCAGAGATTGCCGGGCACGGCGCTTTCCACGCCGAAGCAATTGTCTGGAATATCGCCGCCAGCACTGGGGCTTGCGTCCTCATCGGCGGTGAAGCTGTCGAGGCCTTGGTCCTTCCAGCGCTGGCGTTCCGCCTCGAAGGCTGCCTGTTGTTGACGCTTGAAGGTGCCGATGCTTTCGGCATTTTCAGCCAGGTCCGCCGCGTAGCTTGCATAGGAAAACGCGCCGTCCTCGATACGGATCGGATAGCCGCCATGCGGGAAGGCGGCGCGGGCCTCTGTCAGTTCGTCGTGACTGACGGGGAAGAAGCGGATCTGGTCAAAGAAATCCAGCAGCCAGGGCTTGTTGCGGGTAAAGACCGGCGTTTGCCGCCAGGCGTTCCACATCTGGATGGTGCGGCCAAACAGCTGGTAGCCACCTGGACCTTCCATGCCGTAGATGCACATATAAGCGCCGCCAATGCCAACGGCATTTTCCGGCGTCCAGGTGCGGGCCGGGTTGTATTTCGTCGTTACCAGCCGGTGGCGCGGATCGAGCGGCGTGGCAACCGGCGCACCGAGATAGACATCGCCAAGCCCCATCACCAGATAGCGGGCGTTGAAAATCGTATCCTTCACCGCCTGCTCGTCGGCAAGACCGTTGATACGGCGGATGAACTCGATATTGGACGGGCACCAGGGGGCGTTGGGCCGCACCAGTTCCTGGTATTTGCGCATCGCCAGTTCCGCCTCCGGGTCGTTCCAGGAGAGCGGCAGATAGACCGTGCGGCTTGGCACCGTCACATCCTCTACCGGGGGCAGGCTAGCCTCGATTTCGCTGAGCAGGCCCAGCAGCCGGACGCGCGATAGGCTGGCGCCATCATAATGGATTTGCAGCGACCGAATGCCGGGGGTGAGGTCGATCAAGCCCGGCAGCTTGGCTGCCTTGACCGCCTGCATCAGCAGGTGGACGCGCATTCGAATGGCGATGTCGAGCTGCATCTCGCCATATTCCACCAGCAAATTGTCATCACCCTGACGGCGATAGGTGACGGAGACGGGGCCATTGGAATTGTGGCTGAGGATGGGTGATCCGGCTTTGGGTGGGAGGGGGTTTTGAGCTGGCGTTGGAGGTGGTGGTTTACCCCCCTCTGCCTTGCCAGGCATCTCCCCCTCAAGGGGGGAGATCGGGGATGGTGCCGCCGAGATATCTTGATCGGTCTCGTCAAAGGAGAGGTTTCTAGTCTTGCCAATCTCCCCCCTTGAGGGGGAGATGTCCGGCAGGACAGAGGGGGGTATCCCGTGCTCGACGCCTCCTGAAGCCGCCGCAATATCCCCATCTCGCGCCACAGGATGAAAACGAATGGTATCGCCCGGTTTGAACTGTCCCATCTTCCATTGTTCATCCCTGGCAATCACCGCCGGGCAGACGAAGCCGCCAAGGCTTGGACCATCAGGGCCGAGAATGATCGGCATATCCCCGGTAAAATCGATGGCCCCAATCGCATAGGGATTATCATGCAGGTTGGACGGATGCAGCCCGGCTTCTCCGCCATCCTGCCGCGCCCATGTCGGGGCAGGACCGATCAACCGGACCCCGGTGCGGGCGCTGTTGAAATGCACCTCGTAATCCGTGGAAAACAGCGTTTCGATATCGCTGTCCAGAAAGAAATCCGGCGCGCCATGCGGGCCATAGACCACACCGACCGACCATGCGCGGGTCAGCTCCGGTGGCTCCTCGGCTGGCGTGGCGACGGGTTGTGGGTGGCGGGCCAGCCGCAGCACATGGCCAGCCTTAAGGTTTCCCGTGGCATTGCCGCCGAATTGGCCAAGGCCAAAGGTGGCGCGCGATCCAAGCACGACAGGTGCCGCAAAGCCGCCCGACACCGCCAGATAGGCGCGCTGGCCGGGACCGGAAATCCCTCCAATGGCGAGAACCTGTCCGGGTTTGACAGTAAAGGCCGTGTTATGTGCGACCGGAGCGCCATCCAGTGTCATTGCCATCTCGGCCCCGGCCAGTGCAACAGTGACATTGGAGAAGAATTTCAGCACCGGCCCCGAGACTGTCAGCTCCAGCGCCGCCACATCGTCGCCATTGCCGACCAGCCGGTTGGCATGGCGGAAGGAGTGGGCATCCATCGGCCCGCTCGGCGGCACGCCGACATGCCAAAGCCCTAGACGCCCCGGAAGTTCCTGAAGGCTGGATTGGGCGCCGGGGGCGATGACCTCGACCACATCGGGCACGAAGGAAAAATCCTTCAGCGCCGTGGTTGCCACATCACCGCTTAAAAACAGATCAGAGGCAGCGATAGCGCTGAGATAAACGAGATTGGTCTCGATGCCGGAAATGGACGTTGCAGATAGCGCCGATTGCAACGCGGCAATCGCCGCGTCACGGTCCTTGCCTGTTACGATCAGCTTGGCCAGCATCGGGTCGTAATAGGGCGTCACCTCTGTGCCTGTCTCGATCCAGCCATCGACACGGGCCGTTTTCGCAAACACCACCTCCGTCAGCAGCCCCGCGCTGGGGCGAAAATCGGCATGGGGCATTTCGGCATAAATCCGGGCCTCAATGGCAGCACCCTTCGGCACCAGATTTTCATTGCCGGTCAGCACATCCTCATCGGCGGCTTGGCGGATCATCCATTCCACCAGATCGATACCAAACACCGCCTCGGTGACAGGATGCTCCACCTGAAGCCGCGTGTTAACCTCCAGGAAGTAGAACTCCTGGCGGGCGGGATCGTAGATGAATTCCACCGTGCCTGCCGAGCGGTAATGGACAGACCGGCCAAGCGAGACGGCCGCCTCATGCAGGCGCTGGCGCACCGCGCCCGACAGGCCGGGGGCCGGAGTTTCCTCGATGACTTTCTGGTTGCGGCGCTGGAGAGAGCAATCCCGCTCACCAAGCGCGATGACCCGGCCCTGTCCATCGCCAAAGATCTGTACTTCGACATGCCGGGCCTTGGAAACAAAGCGTTCCAGATAGACCCGTGCATCGCCGAAACTGGCCTTGGCGGTGCGCTGGACCGTGTCGAAGGCCGCTTGCAGGCCTGCGGCGTCGTGGCAGAGCTGCATGCCGATACCGCCGCCGCCTGCGGTGGATTTTAGCATTACCGGATAGCCGATCAAGCTAGCTGCCGAAAGCGCGTCTTCGGCGCTGTTCAGCAAGCCGCTGCCGGGCAGCAGTGGTACGCCACTGTCTGCCGCCAGTTGCCTTGCCGTGTGTTTGAGGCCAAAACTGGCGATATTCTCCGGCGTCGGGCCGATAAAGGCGATGCCTTCGGCCTGTAGCCGCTCGGCAAAGCCGATATTTTCCGAGAGAAAGCCATAGCCGGGATGGACGGCTTCAGCCCCCGTCGCCTTGCAGGCGGCAATCACCGCCTCGACATTCAGATAGCTTTCGCTTGCTTGGGCTGGGCCAAGGCGGATGGCTTCATTAGCCAGCCGCACATGCAGCGCAAACCGGTCGGCATCGGAATAGACGGCGACGGAGGCAATGCCCAGACGCCGCAATGTCTTGATGATCCGGACGGCGATTTCGCCCCGGTTGGCAATCAGAACCTTCTTGAACATCGATCAGGCCTCGCTATCCCAGACCAGAACCCGGGCAGGCGTCGGATCAAAACCGTTGCAGGGATTGTTGATCTGCGGGCAATTGGAAATCACCAGCAGCACATCCATTTCGGCTTGCAGCTCGACAAAATCGCCGGGGGCGGAAATGCCATCGACAATGGTCATCTGGCCGCTCGGCTCAATCGGCACATTCATGAAGAAGTTGATATTGGCGACCACATCGCGCTTGCTCATGCCGTGTTTGGCAACTTCCAGCACAAAGTTATCGCGGCAGGCATGCAGATATTTGGTACCATGGCCAAACCGCACCGTGTTGCTCTCGCAGGAGCAGGCCCCGGCTGAGGTATCATGCCGCCCGCAGCTATCGGCGGTCATGGTCAGCATGATCCGACCTTCATTGGAGATGATTTTCGTGCCGGTGGAAATATAGGCGGCACCCTGTTCGCGCATCGTATCCTGATTGGAATAACGCTCGGAAAAATCCTCAGCATTGTAAAACAGCGTGTCGATGGCTTGCTGGCCATAGCTGTCCTCAATCCGCAGGATCTGGCCCTTCTTGATCACCGTGGAAAATGGCGCTTCCGCCGCAATGACGTGATCCTGCACAGCGGTATCAGGGGTGCGAAGGGGAGATGTGGTGTTGAATTCAGACATGGTTTCCTCCCTTACAGCGCTGCAAATGCATTGTTTTCAAAGCCACGTACCGCTTCGGCTGTCGCCGTGCGGCAAAGATCGTCCGCTTGCGGCTGTCGGGCCTTTATCCGGCTAATGACAACGGGGTTGGGCTGGTAGAGCGGATTGGGATCGAGCGGATGCGGGCAATTGGAAAAGCCGACGATCATCTCCATCTCGGCGCGAAGCTCGATGTAATCCCCGGCATTGAGCAGTTCCGGCCTCCAGTGGAAGCCTCCGTCCGCATCGCCCCGCACGGGAGCAAACAAGGCAAGGGCTGCTGGAATGTCGCGCTTGTCGAGGCCGAGCTTGCTCGCCATGATCAGGAAATTGTCACGGGTATTGCGCAGGCCTTGGCTGCTGGCGCTGGCATATTTGCGGGCGTTGGAGGCAGCGGTGGAGCCGCCCATCAGGCAATCATGCGCGCCGCATGTGTCGTCGGTGATCGAAAACATCACCTTGCCCATGTCGGAAAATATCACCCGGCCTTTGCCAAGCCCAGTGGTCCATTGCATTTTGACGGTATCAGGCAGGTTCAGCCGTTCGGACGGCTCAGCAGCGTTCCAGGCGACCAGCGTGACGGTTGAAAACCCGTGGGGCAGGGCAATCCGCAGCGTCTCATGGGTTTTTACAGACGTGGACCAATACCAGCCGCTGGGAATGGTTTCGCTATGGATAAGGTCTGCCACCTCGATGTCCGGTGCTGGCAACGGGCTTTTACCCGGCAGGGCCTTCGGGGAAAATTCCAGGCCGTTTTTCTGGTGTTCCTCATAGCGCGCCCGGTTGGCGGCAATCTCTTCGGCAGAGCGTCGGATATGCATGATGGGTTCTCCTATCGACGATGTGCCGGGTCGTCCCGGTGAAGCCCGATGGATGCGACCGGGCCGTCCCGGTCAGGGCGAAAGATGGAAGGGGTTCCGGCTTGGCGGGGTGGCCAGATGGAAATGTCCTTGGTGATGGTGGCGCCGTAGCGCTGTTTTTCCTCCGGCCGGTCACGGGGGCGCTCGAAAGCCACAACGCGGCTGGCCAGCGTAAAGGCTTCGCGCATGTCATGGGTGACCATGACGACGGTCATCGGGTTTTCGTGCCAGAGCTTTTTCATCAGCATATGGATTTCGGCGCGAATGCCGGGATCGAGCGCCCCGAAGGGCTCGTCCAGCAGCAGCACTTTCGGCTTCATGATCAGCGCCTGCGCCAAGGCCAGCCGCTGTTGCATGCCGCCCGAAAGCTGGGCCGGATATTTCGCTTCCGATCCGGCAAGGCCAACGGCGGCAATCATCGCGCGGGCCTCATCCACGGCATTGCGCCGGGCGGAACCGAACAGGCGGCCAGCCAATGGTGAGGCGGGCAATTCCTTACCCAGCAGCACGTTGCCCAGCACGGTGAGATGCGGAAATACCGAATAGCGCTGGAAGACGACGCCGCGATCCGGCCCCGGCTCCTTCGGCAGCGGTTCGCCATCCAGCAGGATGGTGCCGCGTGTCGGCTGTTCCTGCCCCAGCAGTATGCGCAGAAACGTGCTCTTGCCGCAGCCGGATGGGCCGACCAGAGCCACGAAGCCCCGGGACGCGACTGTTAGCGAGACGCTCTCCAGCACGATCTGGTCGCCATATTCCTTCCAGATATTGTCGATCTTCAGCCCGCTCATTGGCCCTTCTCCAGGTTTGACCAGGGAAACAGGGCAATGCGCAGCCGGTCGAGCAGGACGTCAGCCAGCACGGCAATCAGCGTGATCCACAACACGTAAGGAAAGATCACATCCATGGAAAGGTAGCGGCGCACCAGGAAGATCCGGTAGCCAAGACCGCTATCGGAGGAAATCGCTTCCGCCGCGATCAGAAACAGGAAGGCCGGGCCAAGCTGCAATCTGAGACAGGTGATCAGGCGCGGCAGGATTTGGGGCAGGACCACCCTGATGGCGACCTGCCAGGAGGAGCCGCCTAGCGTTTCCGCCTTGATGATCTGTTCGCGCGGCAGGGCAAGGGCGGTGAGGGCCAGATCGCGGATCATGATCGGAGCGACACCGATGACGATCAGGGTGATTTTAGACACCTCGCCCAGGCCCATGGCGATGAACAGAATGGGCAGCAGCGCCAGCGGCGGCACCATGGAAATTGCGGCGACGAACGGCGACAGCAGCGCCCGCAGATAGGGCAGCATGCCGATGGCCATGCCGATCGTCAGCGCGATCAACAGTGAAATTCCAAGCCCGGAGGAAAGCCGTGTCAGGCTGGCCAGGGTATCGGTCCAGAGGAGATAGTCGCCGGTGCGGGCATCGGCGGTAAAGGCCACGCGGTTGATTGCATCGGCAAAGGTGGCAAAGCCTGGCAGCAGCTTGTCATTGGCGTTTTCCGCCAGCCTAGCCGCCGAGCCTGCGGCGTAGGCGACCAACACCAGCCCAAAGGGCAGGGCAGCGAGGCCCAGTTTCGCACCATTGCTTGGTTTTTGATTGATCCAACGCATCCTGTTGCTCCGACTTATTGGGGAATGTGGGGCGGAAAGATATCCGCCCCGCTCACAGGTCAGGCGTTGCTCAGAGCGCGCCTTTGGCGGCGGCGTCCATATAGGTGGTGGTGAAGCGGAACTTCACATTGGCCTTGTCGCCCAGCACCTTACCGTCAGGCATTTCGATGCCGATCACGTCGGCAGAGGGTGCGCCATTGCCCAGCAGGCCTTTTTCGAACAGGAAATTGCGTACCAGATCCATGGTTTTCGGCAGGCCGGGTGAGGTGGTGAAGGCGCTGGCATCCGCTGGCTTGTCGAACAGCTTGGTGGCGGCCAATTGGCTGTCGAAGCCCTTGAGGTCGGTGCCGGAAGCCTTGCCCATGTCCTCGCGGGCAGCCTTGCCCTCTGCAGTGTCGGCCATCATCAGCTTGACCGTATCATACCAGATGCCCGCCAGCGCCTTGCCGAAATCCGGATTGTCCTTCAGCACTTCGGTATTGGCGACCATCAGGTCCATGATTTCGCCGGGGATTTGCGAGCTGTCGAACACTTTCTTCGCCGTCGGTTCTTCCAGAATGGTCGAGACCAGCGGGTTCCAGGTGACGACCGAGGTCACATCGTCGGTCTTATAGGCGGCGACCATATCGGCATCTGAGGTGTTGACCACCTTCACGTCTTTTTCCGTCATGTTTAAGCTCTCTAGCGCCCGCACCAATAGATAATGCGAGACGGAAAACTCGACCAGATTGACGTTCTGGCCTTTGATATCGGCAAGCTTGTCCTTACCCTTCAGGATGACCGCGTCATTGCCATTGGAAAAGTCGCCGACGATCACCGCTGTGGTGTCGACGCCACCGGCGGCGGGAATGGAAAGACCGTCCATATTGGTCAGCGTGACAGCGTCGAAGGCACCGGCGGTATATTGGTTCATCGATTCCACGTAATCATTGAACTGGGTGACATCGATCTTGATGCCGTATTTATCGGCCCATTTCTTGACGATGCCATGGTCGCTGGCATAGCCCCAGGGCATCCAGCCGACATAGATCGACCAGGCGACCTTGAACTCCTTCTTGGGCGCGGCATCGGCTGGGACAAGTCCGGCCAGCGACATAGCTGCGGACAGTACGGAAACAGAGAGAAGTTTTGAGAACAGGCGCATGAATTTCCCCTTTTGCTTTTTTCAAAAGGGATCGGCATAGACCAACGCCGCCAATCCCTTGGCTAACGAGGTCTCCCGGGCTTTTATCCCGCCGTGCACCCGACAGGGATGTCTCCCCCGCCGGTGGCTGCTCTCGGACCAGTCACGCTTCTTGCGCCGGAACCCTAGCTGCCAACTCTAGCTATAGACTAGCAACTCTTATGCCAGCT contains the following coding sequences:
- a CDS encoding GNAT family N-acetyltransferase translates to MANMPYRVDVRRLDAFSARDLYDLLKMRVDVFVVEQKCAYPELDGKDIDALHLRLVDGDDLIASARILASDAPSSAVKIGRVVVSPSHRGKRLGDALMREAIAACEHRFPSSPIELSAQSHLQLFYQSFGFLPVSADYLEDGIAHVDMVRAVSIGRA
- a CDS encoding S-(hydroxymethyl)glutathione dehydrogenase/class III alcohol dehydrogenase, with translation MDVRAAVATQAGKPLEIMTVQLDGPKAGEVLVEVKATGICHTDDFTLSGADPEGLFPAILGHEGAGIVVDVGPGVTSLKKGDHVIPLYTPECRECYSCLSRKTNLCTAIRSTQGQGVMPDGTSRFSIGKDKIHHYMGCSTFANFTVLPEIALAKVNPDAPFDKICYIGCGVTTGIGAVINTAKVEIGATAIVFGLGGIGLNVLQGLRLAGADMIIGVDINNDRKAWGEKFGMTHFVNPTEVDGDIVAYLVNLTKRNGDLIGGADYTFDCTGNTKVMRQALESSHRGWGKSVIIGVAGAGQEISTRPFQLVTGRNWMGTAFGGARGRTDVPKIVEWYMEGKILIDPMITHTMPLEDINKGFELMHSGESIRSVVLY
- a CDS encoding DMT family transporter → MTTVSANLSNPLRGMALMAGCMLVLPGMDAIAKYMANIEGMSPGQITFYRFFFQLACTLPFLIALQGSKAFTAKRPFLNLLRGALHGAASLCFFAAVKYMPLADVFAIYFVEPFILTALSALFLGDKVGWRRWLAILIGFGGAMIVIQPSWEIFGATSLLPVLCAFLFALYMFLNRAIGNADSPMTMQTMSGVGGTIFMGGAILIGQSAGSADFTPSLPASMTGLLLLVLLGVLSGHIHLLVVKAFRMAPLSVLAPFQYFEIIAATILGYVLFDDFPSPSKWLGIGIIVASGLFILWREHRNASADKALAAT
- a CDS encoding RBBP9/YdeN family alpha/beta hydrolase; the encoded protein is MPSQTCSIDTLVVPGLNGSAAGHWQQHWVEDQPSSIMVEQDDWAHPELGAWKARLEQQLASCRTGAWIVAHSMGCLLTAQMADSPLRHLIRGALLVAPCDLKTTENQHPDVIRFGDMPCQHLPFPSLMIGSSNDPYMDSDTVQRTASCWGSRLVNLGAVGHINPQSGFGRWSGGYALLSQLQTTVEGRRAIQPTIPARPAQTAAAEPHMHSHA
- a CDS encoding 5-oxoprolinase/urea amidolyase family protein, translated to MFKKVLIANRGEIAVRIIKTLRRLGIASVAVYSDADRFALHVRLANEAIRLGPAQASESYLNVEAVIAACKATGAEAVHPGYGFLSENIGFAERLQAEGIAFIGPTPENIASFGLKHTARQLAADSGVPLLPGSGLLNSAEDALSAASLIGYPVMLKSTAGGGGIGMQLCHDAAGLQAAFDTVQRTAKASFGDARVYLERFVSKARHVEVQIFGDGQGRVIALGERDCSLQRRNQKVIEETPAPGLSGAVRQRLHEAAVSLGRSVHYRSAGTVEFIYDPARQEFYFLEVNTRLQVEHPVTEAVFGIDLVEWMIRQAADEDVLTGNENLVPKGAAIEARIYAEMPHADFRPSAGLLTEVVFAKTARVDGWIETGTEVTPYYDPMLAKLIVTGKDRDAAIAALQSALSATSISGIETNLVYLSAIAASDLFLSGDVATTALKDFSFVPDVVEVIAPGAQSSLQELPGRLGLWHVGVPPSGPMDAHSFRHANRLVGNGDDVAALELTVSGPVLKFFSNVTVALAGAEMAMTLDGAPVAHNTAFTVKPGQVLAIGGISGPGQRAYLAVSGGFAAPVVLGSRATFGLGQFGGNATGNLKAGHVLRLARHPQPVATPAEEPPELTRAWSVGVVYGPHGAPDFFLDSDIETLFSTDYEVHFNSARTGVRLIGPAPTWARQDGGEAGLHPSNLHDNPYAIGAIDFTGDMPIILGPDGPSLGGFVCPAVIARDEQWKMGQFKPGDTIRFHPVARDGDIAAASGGVEHGIPPSVLPDISPSRGEIGKTRNLSFDETDQDISAAPSPISPLEGEMPGKAEGGKPPPPTPAQNPLPPKAGSPILSHNSNGPVSVTYRRQGDDNLLVEYGEMQLDIAIRMRVHLLMQAVKAAKLPGLIDLTPGIRSLQIHYDGASLSRVRLLGLLSEIEASLPPVEDVTVPSRTVYLPLSWNDPEAELAMRKYQELVRPNAPWCPSNIEFIRRINGLADEQAVKDTIFNARYLVMGLGDVYLGAPVATPLDPRHRLVTTKYNPARTWTPENAVGIGGAYMCIYGMEGPGGYQLFGRTIQMWNAWRQTPVFTRNKPWLLDFFDQIRFFPVSHDELTEARAAFPHGGYPIRIEDGAFSYASYAADLAENAESIGTFKRQQQAAFEAERQRWKDQGLDSFTADEDASPSAGGDIPDNCFGVESAVPGNLWKVLVEEGQSVAAGETIAIIESMKMEITMTAHAPGILRELRVAPGKTIKAGDVIAVLQNV
- a CDS encoding urea amidolyase associated protein UAAP2, whose protein sequence is MSEFNTTSPLRTPDTAVQDHVIAAEAPFSTVIKKGQILRIEDSYGQQAIDTLFYNAEDFSERYSNQDTMREQGAAYISTGTKIISNEGRIMLTMTADSCGRHDTSAGACSCESNTVRFGHGTKYLHACRDNFVLEVAKHGMSKRDVVANINFFMNVPIEPSGQMTIVDGISAPGDFVELQAEMDVLLVISNCPQINNPCNGFDPTPARVLVWDSEA
- a CDS encoding urea amidolyase associated protein UAAP1, with amino-acid sequence MMHIRRSAEEIAANRARYEEHQKNGLEFSPKALPGKSPLPAPDIEVADLIHSETIPSGWYWSTSVKTHETLRIALPHGFSTVTLVAWNAAEPSERLNLPDTVKMQWTTGLGKGRVIFSDMGKVMFSITDDTCGAHDCLMGGSTAASNARKYASASSQGLRNTRDNFLIMASKLGLDKRDIPAALALFAPVRGDADGGFHWRPELLNAGDYIELRAEMEMIVGFSNCPHPLDPNPLYQPNPVVISRIKARQPQADDLCRTATAEAVRGFENNAFAAL
- a CDS encoding ABC transporter ATP-binding protein, with the protein product MSGLKIDNIWKEYGDQIVLESVSLTVASRGFVALVGPSGCGKSTFLRILLGQEQPTRGTILLDGEPLPKEPGPDRGVVFQRYSVFPHLTVLGNVLLGKELPASPLAGRLFGSARRNAVDEARAMIAAVGLAGSEAKYPAQLSGGMQQRLALAQALIMKPKVLLLDEPFGALDPGIRAEIHMLMKKLWHENPMTVVMVTHDMREAFTLASRVVAFERPRDRPEEKQRYGATITKDISIWPPRQAGTPSIFRPDRDGPVASIGLHRDDPAHRR